A genomic segment from Leopardus geoffroyi isolate Oge1 chromosome A2, O.geoffroyi_Oge1_pat1.0, whole genome shotgun sequence encodes:
- the PGAM2 gene encoding phosphoglycerate mutase 2, giving the protein MSTHRLVMVRHGESTWNQENRFCGWFDAELSEKGAQEAKKGAEAIRDAKMEFDICYTSVLKRAIRTLWTILDGTDQMWLPVVRTWRLNERHYGGLTGLNKAETAAKHGEEQVKIWRRSFDIPPPPMDEKHPYYSSISKERRYAGLKPGELPTCESLKDTIARALPFWNEEIAPQIKAGKRVLIAAHGNSLRGIVKHLEGMSDQAIMELNLPTGIPIVYELDQALKPTKPMRFLGDEETVRKAMEAVAAQGKAK; this is encoded by the exons ATGTCCACCCACCGCCTCGTGATGGTTCGGCACGGTGAGAGCACCTGGAACCAGGAGAACCGCTTCTGTGGCTGGTTCGATGCAGAGCTGAGTGAGAAGGGGGCCCAGGAGGCCAAGAAGGGCGCCGAGGCCATCAGGGACGCCAAGATGGAGTTTGACATCTGCTACACGTCGGTGCTGAAGCGAGCCATCCGCACCCTCTGGACCATCCTGGACGGCACAGACCAGATGTGGCTGCCCGTGGTGCGCACCTGGCGCCTCAACGAGAGGCACTACGGGGGCCTCACGGGCCTCAACAAGGCAGAGACAGCCGCCAAGCACGGCGAGGAGCAGGTGAAGATCTGGAGGCGTTCCTTCGACATCCCGCCGCCCCCCATGGACGAGAAGCACCCCTACTACAGCTCCATCAGCAAG GAGCGGCGGTATGCAGGCCTGAAGCCCGGGGAGCTGCCTACATGTGAGAGCCTGAAGGACACCATCGCCCGGGCCCTCCCCTTCTGGAACGAGGAGATCGCCCCCCAGATCAAGGCTGGCAAGAGAGTGCTCATTGCCGCCCACGGGAACAGCCTGCGGGGCATCGTCAAACATCTGGAAG GGATGTCAGACCAGGCCATCATGGAGCTGAACCTGCCCACGGGGATCCCCATCGTGTACGAGCTGGACCAGGCGCTGAAGCCCACCAAGCCCATGCGGTTCCTGGGTGATGAAGAAACTGTGCGGAAAGCCATGGAGGCTGTGGCTGCCCAGGGCAAG